A window of Phenylobacterium sp. NIBR 498073 genomic DNA:
CCTGGATCGCCGCGGCGGCGTTTGCAGTCGGCTTCGCGGGCTATGTGGCGATCGGCCAGCACCACGACGATCCCTATGGCCGGCTTCCGGTTTCGGCCGTGGTCAGCGCCGCGCCGGCCCAGCCGGCCTGATCGCGGCCAAGGGCCGCGACGCCGTCCGGGCGGCCCTGGCCCTGTCGTCCGCAGCTCGGGGCTAGCCCTTGGCCACGAACCAGCCGTTGCGGAAGCCGGCCTCAGCCTTGCCGTAGGCGACGTCCTGCCCTTCGGGGGTCTTCACCTGGCCGCCAGCCGCCGCAAGCACCGCGTGGCCCGCGGCGATGTCCCACTCCATGGTCGGCCCGTGGCGCGGGTAGATGTCGGCCGCCCCCTCGGCGATGCGGCAGAACTTGATCGACGAATCCATCGGCTCGCGCAGGTCGAAGCCGTACTCCTCGGCCAGCTTCTGGGCGGTCTCGTCCTTCATGGTGTGGCTGATCAGCGCCACCGCCGCGCCCTGCGGCCAGGGCCGGGTACGCACCGCGTGCGGCGCTGCGCCGGCGGTGCGTTTCATCGCCGCACCCGCCTGGGTGAACCAGGTCTCGCCGGTCGCCGGGGCGTTGACCGCGCCTGCCACCGGGCGGCCGTTTTCGATCAGGCCGATGTTGACCGTAAAGTTCGGATCGCCGCGCACGAACGCCTTGGTGCCGTCCACCGGATCGACCAGGAAAAAGCGCGGGCCGATCGCGTCGGGGGTGCCGAACTCGCTGGCGTCCTCTTCCGAAATCACAGGAATGTCTGGAAAGGCGGCCGACAGCCGCTCCAGGATCAGCGCCTCGCCGCGCCGGTCGGCCTCGGTCACCGGGCTTTCGTCCGCCTTTGAGAAGACGGTCAGTTCCGACTTCCAAAGCGGCAGGATGAGGCTCGCGGCTTCCTCGCAGATGTCGGCCAGCACTTCGCCGATGTCGCGTCCGCCGCTCATCGGGCGCCTCGCGGGTCGTC
This region includes:
- the cysQ gene encoding 3'(2'),5'-bisphosphate nucleotidase CysQ, with product MSGGRDIGEVLADICEEAASLILPLWKSELTVFSKADESPVTEADRRGEALILERLSAAFPDIPVISEEDASEFGTPDAIGPRFFLVDPVDGTKAFVRGDPNFTVNIGLIENGRPVAGAVNAPATGETWFTQAGAAMKRTAGAAPHAVRTRPWPQGAAVALISHTMKDETAQKLAEEYGFDLREPMDSSIKFCRIAEGAADIYPRHGPTMEWDIAAGHAVLAAAGGQVKTPEGQDVAYGKAEAGFRNGWFVAKG